In Candidatus Vicinibacter proximus, the following are encoded in one genomic region:
- a CDS encoding RimK family alpha-L-glutamate ligase, translating into MKILILSRNINLYSTQSLMEAIRKRGHEVQVYDHLMCNIIVEKSKPKVMIGLDDLGHFDAVIPRIGASATAYGAAIIRQFEAMGVFVTVTAEALLKARDKLHCMQILSAVGIDVPKTGVSAGDYSAGAVYDRISKERAVIKLLSSTQGLGVILANSKNQGISIVEGFHRVGQEILIQEFIQDAKGSDLRVFVVDGEVVGAMVRQAVPGEFRSNIHRGATATIAVLSNEERNMAIQATKTLGLAIAGVDILRSGRGPLILEVNASPGLEGIETTTQKDIAGKIVEYIERQVKK; encoded by the coding sequence ATGAAGATTCTGATACTATCCCGCAACATCAATCTGTATAGCACACAAAGTCTGATGGAAGCCATAAGAAAAAGAGGCCATGAGGTACAAGTGTACGACCATCTGATGTGCAACATCATAGTAGAGAAGAGCAAGCCTAAAGTGATGATTGGACTGGATGATTTGGGACATTTTGATGCGGTGATTCCCCGAATAGGGGCTTCTGCAACCGCATACGGTGCCGCCATTATCCGCCAGTTTGAGGCCATGGGCGTATTTGTCACCGTAACTGCCGAGGCATTGCTTAAAGCAAGAGATAAACTCCATTGCATGCAGATTCTGAGTGCAGTGGGCATTGATGTTCCAAAGACCGGAGTTTCGGCCGGGGACTATTCTGCAGGAGCAGTTTACGATAGAATTTCTAAGGAAAGAGCAGTCATCAAATTGCTGTCCAGCACGCAGGGTCTTGGTGTAATTCTGGCAAATTCTAAAAATCAGGGAATCTCCATTGTAGAAGGTTTTCACCGTGTAGGGCAGGAAATTTTAATTCAGGAATTCATTCAGGATGCCAAGGGCTCTGACTTAAGGGTTTTTGTCGTAGATGGCGAAGTGGTGGGGGCCATGGTCAGGCAAGCGGTACCGGGAGAATTTAGATCTAATATTCATCGGGGCGCTACAGCTACCATCGCGGTATTAAGTAACGAGGAAAGAAATATGGCAATACAGGCCACAAAGACGCTTGGATTAGCCATAGCTGGTGTAGATATCTTAAGATCCGGAAGAGGCCCCTTGATTTTGGAAGTTAACGCCTCTCCGGGCCTCGAAGGGATAGAGACTACCACACAAAAGGATATAGCAGGAAAGATTGTGGAATACATCGAGCGGCAGGTTAAAAAGTAA
- a CDS encoding TfoX/Sxy family protein yields MAFDENLAQRIRIALQHLDHVEEKKMMGGLTFMYNHKMCVGIIKDELMCRIDPQLQDFVLEREGCRIMDFTKRPMKGYIMVSQDGMRTKKDFEFWINLALEFNSKAKSSKK; encoded by the coding sequence ATGGCATTTGACGAAAATCTTGCACAAAGGATCAGAATTGCACTTCAGCATCTTGACCATGTTGAAGAAAAGAAAATGATGGGAGGCCTGACATTTATGTACAATCATAAGATGTGTGTAGGAATCATTAAAGACGAACTCATGTGTCGGATTGATCCGCAATTACAGGATTTTGTATTGGAGAGAGAAGGTTGTCGGATTATGGATTTTACCAAACGGCCAATGAAAGGATATATAATGGTTTCTCAAGATGGAATGAGAACCAAAAAAGATTTTGAATTTTGGATTAATCTTGCCCTGGAATTCAACAGTAAGGCAAAATCTTCTAAAAAATAA
- a CDS encoding VIT1/CCC1 transporter family protein yields MINLKNIQTEVDAGFLYKFIADREEDLHVAKIFHEMSEIETSHATAFMNKSKLDLSLMPKPSSRAKFLTFLAKIMGNDFLLGILMDTEKNLSGSIQKARTTTQTLSSISDTAHVSILKNILENSPNVAGSSLARFEKRHRSVGGNALRAAVLGGNDGLVSNFSLIMGIAGATSGKDEVLLAGMAGLLAGALSMALGEWISVKSSQELSENQIQLELEELETNPEGEERELALIYRSKGIPEEQARSMAKEIMNDKEKSHDVLIKEELGINVDELKGSAMEAAITSFILFAVGAIIPVIPFFFTGGMKAVAISTAFSAVGLFSIGAAITLFTGKSVWYSGFRQVLFGLIAAAITFGIGRLIGVSIAG; encoded by the coding sequence ATGATCAATCTTAAAAACATCCAAACCGAAGTAGACGCGGGTTTCTTGTATAAATTTATTGCAGATCGTGAAGAGGATCTACATGTTGCAAAAATATTTCACGAAATGAGTGAAATTGAAACCAGTCATGCCACTGCATTTATGAATAAAAGCAAGCTGGATCTAAGCTTAATGCCTAAGCCTTCGAGTCGGGCCAAATTCTTGACCTTTCTTGCCAAAATTATGGGTAACGATTTTTTACTGGGCATATTGATGGATACAGAAAAAAATCTATCCGGATCCATTCAAAAAGCACGAACAACCACGCAAACACTATCCTCCATTTCGGATACAGCCCATGTCTCTATTTTGAAAAATATTCTTGAAAATTCACCTAATGTAGCAGGATCGAGTTTGGCCAGATTTGAAAAAAGACACCGGTCCGTAGGTGGCAATGCACTCCGTGCCGCTGTATTGGGTGGTAATGATGGTTTGGTTTCTAATTTTAGTTTAATCATGGGGATTGCCGGTGCCACCAGTGGAAAAGATGAAGTACTTCTTGCCGGAATGGCTGGGCTTTTAGCCGGTGCACTTTCGATGGCATTGGGGGAATGGATTTCTGTAAAGAGTTCGCAGGAACTTTCGGAAAATCAAATTCAACTTGAACTGGAAGAACTGGAAACCAATCCGGAAGGAGAAGAAAGAGAGCTTGCCTTGATTTATCGGTCAAAAGGCATTCCTGAAGAACAAGCAAGGAGCATGGCCAAAGAAATCATGAACGACAAAGAAAAGTCTCATGATGTATTGATTAAAGAAGAGTTGGGCATTAATGTGGATGAGCTAAAAGGTTCTGCCATGGAGGCAGCCATCACATCATTTATCCTATTTGCCGTAGGTGCCATTATACCTGTTATTCCTTTCTTTTTTACAGGTGGCATGAAAGCTGTAGCCATCAGCACGGCATTCAGTGCGGTCGGACTCTTTTCAATCGGTGCTGCGATTACGTTATTTACTGGAAAGAGCGTTTGGTATTCCGGCTTCAGACAAGTTCTATTCGGACTTATTGCGGCTGCAATTACTTTTGGCATAGGAAGGCTTATCGGTGTGAGTATTGCGGGTTAA
- a CDS encoding MBL fold metallo-hydrolase — MNIEQIYTGCLAQGAYYLTSEGEAAIIDPLREIQPYLERLAKDKVKLKYIFETHFHADFVSGHVDLSKKTGAPIVYGPNAACEFDCISAKDEQIFEIGKIKIKVLHTPGHTMESTTFLLIDENGKDHAIFSGDTLFLGDVGRPDLAQKAANMTQDQLAGLLYDSLYTKIMPLSDEIIVYPAHGAGSACGKNMMKETVDTLGNQKKVNYALNQPNKEAFIKAVTEGLLPPPAYFGSNVAMNKKGYRNVEEVINSGMTALSPAEFETVAETSGAVILDTRDSAIFWKGFIPQSVNIGLNGDFAPWVGALMVDVTQPILLVTELGKEEETVIRLSRVGFDNVIGHLKGGFEAWAAAGLETDTVNRISAEEFAKRYKKDESVVFDIRRETEYAAEHVEEAYSKPLAYINEWVKDIKPNEHFFMHCAGGYRSMIASSILQARGYRNFTEVEGGFKAIAETSVPRTNFICQSKVMNI; from the coding sequence ATGAATATTGAACAAATTTATACAGGTTGTTTAGCACAGGGAGCTTATTACCTTACTTCCGAAGGAGAGGCAGCTATCATTGATCCCCTAAGAGAGATTCAGCCTTATTTGGAGCGTTTAGCCAAAGACAAGGTAAAATTGAAGTACATTTTTGAAACACACTTTCATGCGGACTTTGTTTCAGGCCATGTGGATTTGAGTAAGAAAACCGGGGCCCCAATAGTGTATGGTCCAAATGCTGCTTGTGAATTCGATTGCATTTCAGCCAAAGATGAACAGATCTTCGAAATAGGAAAAATAAAAATTAAAGTATTACATACACCGGGACATACGATGGAGAGTACGACTTTTCTTTTGATCGATGAGAATGGAAAGGATCATGCTATTTTTTCGGGGGATACCTTATTTCTTGGGGATGTGGGAAGACCGGATCTCGCACAGAAGGCGGCTAACATGACCCAGGATCAGTTGGCAGGATTGCTGTACGATAGTTTATATACCAAGATCATGCCCCTGTCTGATGAAATAATCGTCTACCCGGCACATGGCGCAGGAAGTGCTTGCGGAAAAAATATGATGAAGGAGACAGTGGATACATTGGGAAATCAAAAGAAGGTAAACTATGCTCTGAATCAACCCAACAAAGAGGCCTTCATTAAAGCTGTAACAGAGGGACTTTTACCGCCTCCTGCCTATTTTGGTTCTAATGTAGCCATGAATAAAAAGGGATACCGCAATGTAGAAGAGGTCATCAACAGTGGGATGACTGCTTTGTCACCGGCTGAATTTGAAACGGTTGCTGAAACCTCCGGAGCAGTAATTTTGGATACCCGCGACAGTGCTATTTTCTGGAAAGGTTTTATTCCGCAATCCGTTAACATCGGACTGAATGGTGATTTTGCCCCATGGGTCGGCGCTTTGATGGTGGATGTTACCCAACCAATCTTATTGGTTACGGAATTGGGAAAAGAGGAGGAGACAGTAATTCGACTAAGTAGAGTAGGCTTTGATAATGTAATTGGTCATCTCAAAGGTGGATTCGAAGCTTGGGCTGCTGCAGGATTGGAAACGGATACCGTCAATAGAATCAGCGCAGAGGAATTTGCAAAAAGATACAAAAAGGATGAGTCTGTTGTCTTTGATATCCGAAGAGAAACTGAGTATGCCGCTGAGCATGTGGAGGAAGCCTACAGCAAGCCACTGGCCTACATCAACGAATGGGTAAAAGACATCAAACCAAATGAGCACTTCTTCATGCATTGCGCAGGAGGGTATAGAAGTATGATTGCTTCCAGCATCCTTCAGGCAAGAGGATATAGAAATTTTACTGAGGTAGAAGGTGGATTCAAAGCAATAGCAGAAACCTCCGTGCCCAGAACAAATTTTATATGCCAGTCTAAAGTAATGAACATCTAG
- the dacB gene encoding D-alanyl-D-alanine carboxypeptidase/D-alanyl-D-alanine-endopeptidase, which translates to MLRLFFFILFIMVCGPEGLHGQKHKFQQAINKFVKAEILTNSSIGIAITDLRTGKMIASFDRDRSLIPASSMKLLTCAATMKSAGPQFSFVTPIYLAIKDNENGMLHGDLLIQGMGDPSFGSYLLENNLSIENIADSIYFFLKGKGISILDGQIKVSQDYIKDIPENPEWLWYDLGNYYGAGCFGFNFLENTALVSIEAPKSASQICEIVKVVPEVLEEQFCSHVQATKVDVVKDLYVLGTTQAGHYDIYGNIKCCGNGEQVLKAAIKDPAWTFSQMLADRLRKRGLSVTEQYHPRPYQSIELLWNYRSQQLDKLIKRTLDKSVNLYAESFLHLLGNLKNGTTDRAEALISLNKFWMDLGMDDSGVKFVDGSGLSPKNRMTARAMSKVLNVIYQDSSLKDFYLSVQDASKAGILSGRLGNVPGLTGKFRLKSGSMEGVRCFAGYIMAEGVPKYSLVLMINSYSCSSTEIRNKIADFLIHLSSII; encoded by the coding sequence ATGTTAAGATTATTCTTTTTTATACTATTCATAATGGTTTGTGGGCCGGAAGGCTTGCATGGACAAAAACATAAATTCCAACAGGCAATTAATAAATTTGTCAAGGCAGAAATTTTAACCAACTCGAGTATAGGAATTGCAATAACCGATCTCCGTACAGGAAAAATGATAGCCTCCTTTGATCGGGATCGTAGTCTCATTCCGGCATCTTCCATGAAATTATTGACCTGCGCAGCAACCATGAAATCAGCAGGGCCTCAATTTAGTTTTGTGACACCAATATACCTCGCAATTAAGGACAATGAAAATGGGATGTTGCATGGGGATTTACTGATTCAGGGAATGGGCGATCCAAGCTTTGGATCTTATTTATTGGAAAACAATCTCAGCATTGAAAACATAGCGGACAGTATTTATTTTTTTCTGAAGGGAAAAGGAATTTCCATATTGGATGGACAAATAAAAGTCAGTCAGGATTACATTAAGGATATTCCTGAAAATCCTGAGTGGCTCTGGTATGATTTGGGAAATTATTATGGTGCTGGTTGTTTTGGTTTTAATTTTTTAGAAAACACGGCACTGGTAAGTATCGAAGCACCGAAGTCTGCTTCACAGATTTGTGAAATTGTAAAAGTAGTTCCGGAAGTTTTGGAGGAACAATTTTGTTCGCATGTCCAGGCTACCAAAGTAGATGTGGTTAAAGATCTTTATGTTCTGGGCACTACGCAGGCTGGGCATTATGACATTTATGGAAATATTAAATGCTGTGGAAATGGTGAGCAGGTTTTGAAGGCTGCAATCAAAGATCCTGCTTGGACCTTTTCTCAAATGCTTGCAGATAGACTTCGAAAGCGAGGTCTTTCTGTTACTGAGCAATACCACCCCAGGCCATATCAATCAATAGAGTTGCTTTGGAACTATCGTTCTCAGCAACTGGATAAACTCATTAAAAGAACATTGGACAAAAGTGTTAATCTTTATGCAGAAAGTTTCTTACATCTCTTGGGTAATTTAAAGAATGGCACAACGGATAGGGCAGAAGCTTTAATATCTTTAAATAAATTTTGGATGGATCTGGGGATGGATGACAGTGGCGTTAAGTTTGTCGATGGGAGTGGGCTTTCACCCAAGAACAGAATGACTGCTAGAGCCATGTCAAAAGTTTTGAATGTCATTTACCAGGACAGTAGTCTTAAAGACTTTTATCTCTCTGTCCAGGATGCGAGCAAGGCAGGCATCTTGTCCGGAAGGTTGGGTAATGTGCCAGGGTTAACGGGCAAATTCAGACTTAAAAGTGGAAGTATGGAAGGGGTCCGGTGTTTTGCCGGATATATTATGGCAGAGGGTGTGCCAAAGTATTCCCTGGTATTGATGATCAATAGCTACTCTTGTTCGTCCACTGAAATCAGAAATAAAATTGCAGATTTTCTGATACATTTGTCTTCCATAATATGA
- a CDS encoding peroxiredoxin gives MENNLNTMMPRIGDQAPDFKALTTIGELTFSEYNKSNWVILFSHPADFTPVCTTEMSGFATQGDFWKEHQTKLLGLSIDSIHAHIAWVNAVNEKTGVLFDFPIIADLDMKIAKLYGMLQPGESETAAVRAVFFIDPTGKIRLIMYYPLNIGRNMEEIKRVLIALQTSDEHKVAMPLNWMPGDKVIVPAPKTLEALEERKNSNLEMVDWYLAKKSL, from the coding sequence ATGGAAAATAATTTAAATACAATGATGCCTCGGATAGGAGATCAGGCTCCGGATTTTAAAGCCTTGACTACAATAGGGGAATTGACATTTTCTGAATACAATAAATCAAATTGGGTAATTCTTTTTTCACATCCGGCAGATTTTACCCCAGTATGCACAACAGAAATGAGCGGATTTGCTACACAGGGCGATTTTTGGAAAGAGCACCAAACTAAACTTCTGGGTTTAAGCATTGACAGTATACATGCGCACATTGCCTGGGTTAATGCAGTGAATGAGAAAACCGGCGTGTTGTTTGACTTTCCGATTATAGCTGACCTGGATATGAAAATTGCTAAATTGTATGGTATGTTGCAACCGGGGGAGAGTGAAACAGCTGCAGTGAGGGCAGTGTTTTTTATAGACCCAACCGGTAAAATTCGCCTCATTATGTACTACCCATTAAATATAGGCAGGAATATGGAGGAGATTAAACGAGTGTTGATTGCATTGCAAACTTCGGACGAACATAAAGTGGCCATGCCACTCAATTGGATGCCTGGGGATAAAGTGATAGTGCCAGCGCCAAAAACACTCGAAGCCTTGGAAGAACGCAAGAACTCCAATTTAGAAATGGTAGATTGGTATCTTGCTAAAAAATCATTGTAA
- a CDS encoding universal stress protein, with the protein MDKIKVLIPTDFSIQSDYAYIMVSKLNEHIDVEVHFLHVLNVPDTVTLSPTGVIETCGEIDVNYVRSQKQIAERKLQQLVEVYGAHVNTALVFGRTTDSIVEYAEKNNFELIVMGTKGAWGLKEKISGSETQMIARKSRIPLLSLMCDRSELEIKNLLMVHNFLEEVKIRFDLFRKIVKAFHPKIHLLQMTDSQDKGRISKIHEAMDIFARQNELEGYEKHVIQDRDVENGVIHFNQMNNMDLICIGTHAKGGIFHSSATEKLINHMYKPIISFHLN; encoded by the coding sequence ATGGACAAAATTAAAGTTCTTATTCCGACTGATTTTTCTATACAATCGGATTATGCATACATCATGGTATCAAAACTTAATGAACACATTGATGTCGAGGTTCATTTTCTTCACGTACTGAATGTTCCGGATACAGTTACCCTGAGTCCGACAGGAGTGATCGAAACTTGTGGTGAAATTGATGTAAATTATGTCCGTTCACAAAAGCAAATTGCGGAGCGTAAACTTCAACAGCTGGTTGAAGTGTATGGTGCGCATGTAAATACAGCTTTGGTTTTTGGCAGAACTACAGATTCAATTGTTGAGTACGCTGAAAAAAATAATTTTGAATTGATTGTAATGGGTACCAAAGGGGCCTGGGGTTTGAAGGAGAAAATTTCCGGCAGTGAGACACAGATGATTGCACGAAAATCCAGAATTCCTTTACTCTCTTTAATGTGTGATCGTTCAGAATTGGAAATTAAAAATTTGCTGATGGTCCACAATTTTCTCGAAGAAGTTAAAATCCGATTCGACCTCTTTAGAAAAATTGTTAAAGCTTTCCATCCAAAAATACACCTTCTCCAAATGACGGATTCGCAGGACAAGGGTCGGATTTCAAAGATCCATGAGGCAATGGATATTTTTGCCCGACAAAATGAATTGGAAGGCTATGAAAAACATGTCATTCAGGATAGAGATGTAGAGAATGGAGTGATCCATTTTAATCAAATGAATAACATGGACCTGATTTGCATTGGAACGCATGCCAAGGGAGGAATATTCCACAGCAGTGCAACAGAGAAGCTCATCAACCACATGTACAAGCCAATTATTTCTTTTCATCTGAATTAA
- a CDS encoding methyltransferase domain-containing protein gives MSSCQSRKKGEVIEVPNEKIPDSSDAIEEDVAESQDRTIWQKPYDIISLLGPLEDKVIADIGAGSGYFSFRFIHQAKKVIAIDIEKELIDMMNAEKTYYKPDIQKRFEARLATPMDPKLNKGEVDIVFLSNTYSYLTQRVTYLRSLKDKFKNGGQIMIVDFKKKITPIGPDLAHRLAQGDVERELIDAGYEIIHSDDNKLQYQYIIMARPKD, from the coding sequence ATGTCCTCTTGTCAAAGCAGAAAGAAGGGAGAGGTTATTGAAGTTCCAAATGAAAAAATACCGGATTCATCGGATGCCATTGAAGAAGATGTGGCAGAATCACAAGATCGCACCATCTGGCAAAAACCCTACGACATCATCAGTTTGCTCGGTCCTCTGGAAGATAAGGTGATTGCAGACATTGGTGCGGGTAGTGGTTATTTTTCCTTTAGATTTATTCATCAGGCAAAAAAGGTAATTGCGATTGATATCGAAAAGGAATTGATCGACATGATGAATGCGGAAAAAACTTATTATAAACCGGATATTCAGAAACGCTTTGAAGCGAGGCTTGCTACACCCATGGACCCAAAATTGAATAAGGGGGAAGTAGATATTGTTTTTTTATCCAACACTTATAGTTACCTGACTCAACGCGTCACTTATCTCCGTTCCCTAAAAGATAAGTTTAAAAATGGTGGACAAATCATGATTGTAGATTTTAAGAAAAAAATCACCCCGATTGGTCCGGATTTGGCACACCGTTTAGCACAAGGAGATGTGGAGCGGGAATTGATAGATGCCGGCTATGAAATTATCCATTCGGATGATAATAAACTCCAATACCAGTACATCATAATGGCTAGACCAAAAGATTAA
- a CDS encoding rhodanese-like domain-containing protein, which translates to MSFLSSLFGTNTGNSNLTKLIEEGAFLVDVRSPQEFASGSVKGAVNIPVDFILKNISKFKDKKNIIVFCRSGNRSGMAKSVLEQNGIKNVTNGGTWQDVAACVK; encoded by the coding sequence ATGAGTTTTTTAAGTAGCCTTTTTGGGACGAATACGGGTAATTCAAATTTAACCAAACTAATCGAAGAAGGAGCATTTTTAGTAGATGTAAGATCTCCCCAGGAATTTGCATCAGGTAGTGTTAAAGGTGCAGTAAATATTCCGGTGGATTTTATTTTGAAAAATATCTCAAAATTCAAAGATAAAAAAAACATCATAGTTTTCTGTCGCAGTGGCAACAGATCAGGGATGGCAAAATCGGTTTTGGAACAAAATGGGATTAAGAATGTCACCAATGGTGGAACCTGGCAAGATGTCGCAGCTTGCGTAAAATAA
- a CDS encoding succinylglutamate desuccinylase/aspartoacylase family protein: protein MIRINAGRLPSGNRISIFAYVFRSKNPGPVALFMGGMHGDEINGLEIVRRSITDGMFTNLKCGSVICIPLLNIFGFINFSRDVPDGKDVNRSFPGSMTGSLASRVARLITKKILSLVDFGIDFHTGGRDHWNEPQLRFSPKSPESYDLARQCEFPLLVEKAVVSKSLRKIAKDLKKPILVFEGGEALRLENYIVTKGIQVMRNLLIKKGMLDGELKKLEHYKVFRKTIWERSPEGGLLTYRRKAGEYVRKDELIAILNDPFGQKETRMYASRDGFILGHNNAPVVNMGDGMFHLAYD from the coding sequence ATGATCAGAATCAATGCTGGGAGGTTGCCGTCGGGTAACAGAATTTCGATTTTCGCTTATGTTTTTAGAAGTAAAAATCCCGGACCTGTAGCGCTTTTTATGGGAGGTATGCATGGAGACGAAATAAATGGTTTGGAAATCGTGCGAAGATCCATTACGGATGGCATGTTCACCAATCTCAAATGCGGCTCGGTGATCTGTATTCCGCTTTTAAATATTTTCGGCTTTATAAATTTTTCCAGAGATGTTCCCGATGGGAAAGATGTAAATCGCAGTTTCCCGGGAAGTATGACGGGATCTTTGGCCTCCAGAGTTGCCAGACTCATCACTAAAAAAATCCTAAGCCTGGTCGACTTCGGAATAGATTTTCACACAGGTGGAAGAGATCACTGGAATGAGCCACAACTCCGATTTTCTCCAAAATCTCCTGAATCTTATGACCTTGCACGGCAATGTGAATTTCCCTTATTGGTCGAAAAAGCGGTGGTCTCTAAATCACTTCGAAAAATTGCAAAAGATCTCAAAAAACCAATTTTGGTTTTTGAAGGAGGAGAAGCTCTTCGATTGGAAAACTACATCGTCACAAAAGGCATTCAGGTCATGCGGAATTTATTGATTAAAAAAGGAATGCTGGATGGGGAATTAAAAAAATTGGAACACTATAAAGTTTTTCGTAAAACCATCTGGGAAAGAAGTCCTGAAGGAGGTCTGCTGACTTACCGTCGCAAAGCTGGTGAGTATGTCAGAAAAGACGAATTGATCGCTATTCTCAATGATCCCTTTGGTCAAAAAGAAACCAGGATGTATGCCTCCAGAGATGGTTTTATTCTGGGACACAACAATGCACCGGTGGTAAACATGGGAGACGGAATGTTTCATCTTGCCTACGACTAA
- a CDS encoding sulfite exporter TauE/SafE family protein, translating into MEIIGYLSSIIIGVSLGLIGGGGSILTVPVLVYLFGTEPVLATAYSLFIVGLTSAVGSVDYLKKGLVNIKTAIIFGIPSIIAVFATRAYIVPAIPKEIFSVGGFVVTKSIFLLILFALLMIAASYSMIKKDMPKPKESEGPQKFNYPLILIEGAVVGVLTGLVGAGGGFLIIPALVVLSKLPMKEAVGTSLAIIAAKSLIGFLGEGANTHMDWKLLLTVSAFAIAGIFIGTALSRKIDGAKLKPAFGWFVLVMGIYIILKETVFAG; encoded by the coding sequence ATGGAAATTATAGGTTATTTGTCTTCCATCATAATAGGTGTCTCCCTAGGACTGATAGGAGGTGGGGGAAGCATTCTCACCGTACCGGTATTGGTATATCTATTTGGAACGGAACCGGTATTGGCAACCGCATACTCGCTTTTCATAGTGGGGCTGACCAGTGCGGTAGGGTCCGTAGATTATTTGAAAAAAGGACTCGTTAACATCAAGACGGCCATTATCTTTGGAATTCCATCGATTATTGCAGTATTTGCTACCAGGGCCTACATCGTGCCGGCCATCCCTAAAGAAATTTTCAGTGTAGGTGGATTTGTTGTGACGAAAAGTATTTTTTTGCTGATATTGTTTGCCTTGCTCATGATCGCCGCATCCTACAGCATGATCAAAAAAGACATGCCAAAACCAAAGGAATCAGAAGGGCCGCAAAAATTTAATTACCCACTGATTTTGATTGAAGGCGCAGTAGTTGGGGTTTTGACCGGTTTGGTTGGGGCAGGGGGAGGATTTCTCATCATTCCTGCATTGGTCGTGCTAAGTAAACTTCCTATGAAAGAGGCTGTTGGGACATCACTGGCCATCATCGCAGCCAAGTCACTCATTGGTTTTTTGGGAGAAGGAGCCAACACCCACATGGATTGGAAATTATTATTAACAGTTTCAGCTTTTGCCATAGCAGGAATTTTTATCGGCACCGCACTATCCAGAAAAATTGATGGCGCCAAATTGAAACCTGCCTTCGGTTGGTTTGTTTTAGTAATGGGCATTTATATTATTCTGAAAGAGACTGTGTTTGCCGGATAA
- a CDS encoding DNA-3-methyladenine glycosylase I, producing MEKPKTYCDVVAKMEPTSLHRIYHDQAYGFPILEDDELFGRLLLEINQAGLSWTTILNKQENFRKAYHDFNIQKISSYKDKDINRLLEDPGIIRNRLKIAAAIHNANEIKSLQQSFGSFKKWLDHHHPKTKEEWVKIFKKQFKFTGGEIVNEFLLSTGYLPGAHVENCPVFTQIKKAKPAWLRSQVKD from the coding sequence ATGGAAAAACCAAAAACCTACTGTGATGTAGTCGCAAAAATGGAACCAACCAGTCTACACAGAATTTATCATGATCAAGCTTACGGATTTCCGATTTTAGAAGATGATGAATTGTTTGGAAGGTTGCTATTGGAAATTAATCAAGCGGGATTAAGTTGGACTACCATTTTGAACAAGCAGGAAAATTTCAGAAAAGCATATCACGATTTTAATATTCAAAAAATATCTTCCTACAAAGATAAAGATATCAACAGGCTACTGGAGGATCCAGGCATTATTCGAAACAGATTAAAAATAGCCGCTGCAATCCATAATGCAAATGAAATTAAATCACTTCAGCAATCTTTTGGATCTTTTAAAAAATGGTTGGATCACCATCATCCAAAAACAAAAGAAGAATGGGTGAAAATTTTCAAAAAGCAATTTAAATTTACAGGAGGGGAAATTGTGAACGAATTTTTATTGAGTACAGGATATCTACCAGGAGCCCATGTTGAAAATTGTCCTGTTTTTACCCAAATAAAAAAAGCAAAACCGGCTTGGTTACGTTCCCAAGTAAAAGATTAA